A stretch of Spirosoma oryzicola DNA encodes these proteins:
- a CDS encoding antA/AntB antirepressor family protein yields MKELIAITTGGQGSPVVSARELHRFLGNRRQFADWIKNRIRQYELVEGQDYISVSQNSETGGRMIEYALTLDTAKELSMVERTPKGKQARQYFIDCEKRLHKRAPALPSSLLVDHAHRIADLEQQLKQMIDSQQQAARSLLDIPRSSEILPEETTRIKVQRLVNAYCRAKSVGQQEVWRKVYDRLYYLYKINIRAHKRSERESWLDVVDRKGYMDKVYAIASAELTYEEE; encoded by the coding sequence ATGAAGGAGCTTATTGCGATTACGACCGGTGGGCAAGGCTCGCCCGTCGTATCAGCCCGTGAACTACACCGTTTTCTAGGCAACAGAAGACAGTTTGCGGACTGGATTAAAAACCGGATACGCCAATACGAACTTGTCGAAGGCCAAGACTACATATCGGTTTCACAAAATAGTGAAACCGGTGGACGGATGATTGAGTACGCCCTAACGCTCGATACCGCTAAAGAGCTATCGATGGTTGAACGGACGCCGAAGGGTAAACAGGCTCGGCAGTACTTCATTGATTGCGAAAAGCGGCTCCACAAACGAGCGCCCGCGCTGCCTAGTAGCCTCCTCGTCGATCATGCGCACCGAATCGCTGACCTGGAACAGCAGCTTAAGCAAATGATCGATTCGCAGCAACAGGCCGCTCGTTCGCTGCTTGACATACCGCGTAGTAGTGAGATTTTACCCGAAGAAACGACCCGCATCAAAGTACAACGGCTGGTCAACGCTTACTGCCGGGCGAAGAGTGTCGGCCAACAGGAAGTCTGGCGGAAGGTGTATGACCGTTTGTACTACCTCTACAAGATCAACATCCGCGCTCACAAACGCTCCGAGCGGGAAAGCTGGCTAGATGTCGTAGACCGTAAAGGCTACATGGACAAAGTGTACGCTATTGCCAGCGCGGAGCTAACCTACGAAGAGGAATGA
- a CDS encoding response regulator encodes MIYIVDDKADNRFLLEQTLKRNCHYKDPIQSLPDGYYLLQHMATVTELPQLILLDLHMPLLNGYQTLKGLKQHLDWQTIPVVIISADASEQEVEACYGEGADMVLIRCLDWRAYSASLRAICQRWL; translated from the coding sequence ATGATTTATATTGTCGATGATAAGGCCGATAACCGTTTTCTGCTCGAACAGACCCTAAAACGAAATTGTCATTATAAAGACCCCATTCAATCGTTGCCTGATGGGTATTATCTGTTGCAACATATGGCAACCGTAACGGAGTTGCCCCAACTCATTTTGCTGGACCTGCATATGCCCCTGCTCAATGGCTACCAAACGCTCAAAGGCTTGAAACAGCATCTGGACTGGCAAACGATTCCAGTCGTGATCATTTCAGCGGATGCCTCTGAGCAGGAGGTGGAAGCGTGCTATGGGGAAGGGGCTGATATGGTGCTGATTCGTTGTCTGGACTGGCGTGCGTATTCGGCTTCGCTACGAGCGATTTGCCAGCGCTGGCTTTGA
- the lgt gene encoding prolipoprotein diacylglyceryl transferase — MLQYIIWNVDPEIFRIGSFPIKWYGLLFATGFLVGVQIMTHIFRTEKKPLSDVDSLLITIVASTILGARLGHFLFYEPTVFIQNPLYIITPPFSGLASHGGIIGVAIGLWLYSRRQSSQISNQTFLWVSDRICIVGALAGAFIRFGNLMNSEIFGKPTDVPWAFVFLRDHQFSHVPRHPTQLYESLSYLILFFGLFWYWKNYRSQAASGTMLGLSLVWIFGLRFVWEFFKENQVTFEDSMSLNMGQLLSVPAILLGLILLLRNFTKLTSLIPIALVIQSSSLCYQCDYQSALPDSKKVNMNNGEVLISETYSLETRRFQDHMVKIKKEFSKRSSLT, encoded by the coding sequence ATGCTTCAATACATCATTTGGAATGTTGATCCTGAGATCTTTCGTATTGGCTCTTTTCCCATAAAATGGTATGGCTTGCTGTTCGCTACTGGATTCCTAGTTGGCGTTCAGATTATGACCCACATTTTTAGAACTGAGAAGAAGCCCCTTTCTGATGTAGATTCGTTGCTAATAACAATAGTGGCTTCGACTATTTTGGGGGCAAGATTAGGCCACTTTTTGTTTTATGAGCCCACTGTGTTTATTCAAAATCCATTATACATCATAACACCCCCCTTTAGCGGCTTAGCTAGTCATGGCGGTATAATAGGCGTCGCTATAGGGCTTTGGCTTTACTCACGTCGACAGTCAAGTCAAATCAGTAATCAGACGTTTCTATGGGTTAGTGATCGAATTTGCATTGTGGGGGCTTTAGCAGGGGCTTTTATTCGATTCGGTAACCTGATGAACTCCGAAATTTTCGGTAAACCCACTGATGTACCTTGGGCTTTCGTCTTCTTAAGAGATCATCAGTTTAGTCATGTACCTCGTCATCCTACTCAACTCTATGAATCGTTATCTTACCTAATCTTGTTCTTTGGCTTGTTCTGGTATTGGAAAAACTACCGCAGCCAAGCCGCATCGGGGACTATGTTAGGCCTCTCTTTGGTTTGGATATTTGGTCTCCGCTTTGTCTGGGAGTTCTTCAAAGAAAACCAGGTTACTTTTGAAGATAGTATGAGCCTTAATATGGGTCAGCTTTTGAGCGTACCTGCCATTTTACTAGGGTTGATTTTACTACTAAGAAATTTCACCAAGCTGACTTCCTTAATTCCAATTGCCCTAGTGATTCAGTCGTCGAGCCTTTGTTATCAATGCGACTACCAGTCAGCCTTACCAGACTCTAAAAAGGTCAACATGAATAACGGTGAAGTTTTGATTTCAGAAACTTATTCTCTCGAAACCAGACGTTTTCAAGATCACATGGTGAAAATAAAAAAGGAGTTTTCTAAAAGAAGTTCATTAACATAA
- a CDS encoding toprim domain-containing protein has translation MATYDELGIDVKLHGSRNQKVKCPMCSHQRKDKRDKSLSVDLTRGLYNCHYCSWHGFVTDKTDEEIRQDRKKYAKPEPIELPLNENTVRWFNQQRGIDPETLQYFRVSESKEWMPERDGHAAGKRSCINFNYFRDGEKVNVKYRDKLKCFRLTKDAELVLYNLDSLKNRTDCLICEGEIDAMTFYQAGHYGAVSVPNGASKGSAKLEYLDNCWPSLEKMQKIIIAVDGDQAGEFLKNELIRRFGKHRCWVVEYPADCKDANEVLLKHGVETVRTLWQSAVSPPLESVLLVDDLRAELEDIALNGWPKSDAIGYSGFDHLLRFRRGEVTTVTGIPGHGKGEFTDQIAIRLASRHGWKAGVFSYEEPSFIKIIKLCQKYTGLPYYRSDKNAMMNAAQRNVALNFVNDHFFFIDIDTVDLTIDGILDKGRELVLRKGIDLLIIDPYNCIESKRQAFQSETEYVSEVMGKITRFARLNDVHVFLVAHPTKMRKDDKGNYYVPTLYDIAGSSNFFNKTYNGLCVYRNYETNTANVHVQKVKFFFNGQLGSQTFQFDAHTGRYAEEGHPVWQTEIEYQQKRKVQLAMDLEPSTPPSAEASQPEPPKPTDSTSFQDPLDKEDVPF, from the coding sequence ATGGCAACCTACGACGAACTCGGCATTGATGTCAAACTACATGGTAGCCGAAACCAGAAGGTCAAATGCCCTATGTGCAGTCACCAGCGCAAGGACAAACGCGACAAATCCTTGTCGGTCGACCTCACCCGGGGCTTGTACAACTGTCACTACTGTTCCTGGCACGGCTTCGTGACCGACAAAACCGATGAGGAAATACGGCAGGATCGTAAGAAGTACGCCAAGCCCGAACCCATTGAACTACCCCTCAATGAAAATACGGTTCGCTGGTTCAACCAGCAGCGCGGCATCGATCCTGAAACCTTGCAATACTTCCGCGTCAGTGAGTCCAAAGAATGGATGCCCGAACGCGATGGACACGCCGCGGGGAAGCGTAGTTGTATCAACTTCAATTACTTCCGCGACGGCGAAAAGGTCAACGTCAAGTATCGCGACAAACTCAAGTGCTTTCGCCTGACCAAAGATGCCGAGTTGGTGCTGTACAATCTGGACTCGCTCAAGAACCGGACGGACTGCTTAATCTGTGAGGGGGAGATTGATGCGATGACCTTCTACCAGGCAGGCCACTACGGCGCCGTGTCGGTACCCAACGGAGCGAGTAAGGGCAGCGCCAAGCTGGAATACCTCGACAACTGTTGGCCATCGCTCGAAAAGATGCAGAAGATCATTATCGCTGTAGATGGCGATCAGGCCGGAGAGTTTTTGAAAAACGAGTTGATCCGGCGCTTTGGCAAACACCGGTGTTGGGTAGTTGAATATCCTGCGGATTGCAAAGATGCCAATGAAGTGCTGCTCAAACACGGGGTGGAGACCGTCCGTACGTTGTGGCAATCAGCGGTCTCCCCTCCGTTGGAGTCGGTTTTACTGGTCGATGACCTGCGGGCCGAGTTGGAAGACATTGCCCTCAATGGCTGGCCCAAGTCGGACGCGATCGGTTATTCAGGGTTTGATCACCTGCTTCGGTTCCGGCGCGGGGAGGTCACCACAGTCACGGGTATTCCGGGTCACGGCAAAGGCGAGTTTACCGATCAGATCGCGATTCGACTGGCCTCCCGTCACGGTTGGAAAGCGGGCGTATTCTCCTACGAAGAGCCATCGTTCATCAAGATCATCAAGCTTTGCCAGAAGTACACCGGTTTGCCTTATTACCGCTCGGATAAGAACGCGATGATGAATGCCGCCCAGCGAAACGTAGCGCTCAACTTCGTTAACGACCATTTCTTTTTTATCGACATTGACACGGTTGACCTAACCATTGATGGCATTTTAGACAAGGGCCGTGAACTGGTTTTACGAAAAGGTATTGACCTATTAATCATTGACCCTTACAACTGCATCGAATCCAAACGGCAAGCCTTCCAGAGCGAAACCGAGTACGTTAGTGAAGTGATGGGTAAGATCACCCGTTTTGCCCGCTTGAATGACGTTCACGTGTTTTTGGTGGCTCACCCGACCAAAATGCGCAAGGACGACAAGGGCAACTATTACGTGCCGACGCTGTATGATATCGCAGGTTCGTCGAACTTCTTCAATAAGACCTATAACGGGCTGTGTGTCTACCGCAATTACGAAACCAATACGGCGAACGTACACGTACAGAAGGTTAAGTTTTTCTTCAACGGTCAGCTAGGTTCGCAGACCTTCCAGTTCGATGCCCACACGGGCCGCTATGCCGAGGAGGGCCACCCGGTCTGGCAAACCGAGATTGAGTACCAACAAAAGCGAAAGGTTCAATTAGCCATGGACTTAGAGCCTTCTACGCCACCATCAGCCGAAGCCAGTCAGCCCGAGCCGCCAAAGCCAACCGATTCGACTAGCTTTCAAGACCCCCTGGATAAGGAAGACGTTCCGTTCTAG
- a CDS encoding phage integrase SAM-like domain-containing protein, whose translation MYNSLFINFYFRKSTTDATLGSVNVRVTVNGKRITLGTVTSVADSSLPKSVMIQRDHWDKRKLKVKPQSPHAVLLNKAIGECEQKLQKVYAQHESFDQKMTANGLKGVVKHGQRMLLTFPALIDKFLEEKVALKTKASTVDTYRFKIRPLLAFLESENASDLPAVDFTPGTLKRYRTYLITQRGNSDRNADKSCQVVKTLLLWAAESELIHKNPLMNIRIRVDKTPNLECVTQEELTVLREAVLLPQMREVADCFEFACYTGLAYQDMKTLSPKNLQLVEGKHCIVGYRMKTGTEYCIPVTERVWALMDKYEGVNLPLPALDDYNPLLRQIMFTVGIDKRITSHTARKTFADWCINEVGLSEEATIVAMGQKNAKELTPYRKTRPKRLLAEFPTDLMRRQIDRVPFKQIVKAS comes from the coding sequence ATGTATAATTCCCTGTTCATTAACTTCTATTTCCGTAAGTCTACTACGGACGCTACGCTCGGCTCGGTCAACGTTCGGGTAACGGTCAACGGTAAGCGAATAACCCTCGGTACGGTTACATCTGTCGCAGATTCGAGTTTGCCTAAATCGGTTATGATTCAGCGTGACCATTGGGACAAGCGCAAATTGAAAGTAAAACCCCAGAGTCCACACGCTGTATTGCTTAATAAGGCTATTGGCGAGTGTGAGCAGAAGCTCCAGAAGGTGTACGCGCAGCACGAAAGTTTCGATCAGAAGATGACCGCTAACGGCTTGAAAGGTGTCGTCAAACATGGTCAGCGGATGCTACTCACCTTTCCCGCTTTAATCGACAAGTTCTTGGAAGAGAAGGTTGCTTTAAAAACGAAAGCTTCGACCGTCGATACGTATCGGTTTAAGATTCGTCCGCTACTGGCTTTTTTAGAGTCCGAAAACGCGTCAGACCTGCCCGCCGTTGACTTTACACCGGGAACGCTCAAACGCTACCGGACGTACTTAATTACCCAGCGGGGTAACTCGGATCGCAACGCCGACAAAAGCTGTCAGGTTGTCAAAACCCTGCTTCTATGGGCCGCTGAGAGCGAGCTAATTCACAAAAACCCGTTGATGAACATTCGGATCAGGGTTGACAAAACGCCTAATCTGGAATGTGTGACACAAGAGGAATTGACTGTTTTGCGGGAAGCGGTCTTACTCCCTCAAATGCGGGAAGTGGCTGACTGTTTCGAGTTTGCTTGCTACACAGGACTAGCTTATCAGGACATGAAAACCCTGTCTCCTAAGAACCTGCAACTGGTGGAGGGTAAACACTGTATAGTAGGTTACCGGATGAAAACGGGTACGGAGTATTGTATTCCGGTTACGGAGCGGGTTTGGGCCTTGATGGACAAGTACGAAGGGGTCAACCTGCCTTTGCCCGCGCTTGACGATTATAACCCGTTACTCCGGCAAATCATGTTCACCGTAGGCATTGACAAACGGATTACGTCACACACGGCCCGTAAGACCTTCGCGGATTGGTGTATCAACGAAGTGGGGCTCAGTGAGGAAGCTACGATTGTGGCAATGGGTCAGAAAAACGCCAAGGAGCTAACCCCGTACCGCAAGACCAGACCTAAACGGTTGCTCGCTGAGTTCCCTACGGACTTGATGCGTCGACAGATTGATCGGGTTCCGTTTAAGCAGATCGTTAAAGCCTCATAA
- a CDS encoding LytR/AlgR family response regulator transcription factor → MRALIYTRETGQGVSPATPDPSAIAADLIVRIEGRSNYAIVHTKDGSAHLIAKGLSVLAKQLPTFWRVHKSHLVNPHYVAGSVGSVRFNALLRLTTGFSVPVSRRQRAAICAKLSPLSFL, encoded by the coding sequence ATGAGGGCACTAATTTACACTCGTGAGACTGGCCAAGGTGTCAGTCCTGCAACACCGGACCCATCGGCGATAGCGGCTGATCTGATCGTACGCATCGAAGGGCGCAGTAACTACGCCATCGTTCATACCAAAGACGGTAGTGCGCATTTGATCGCTAAAGGCCTGTCGGTACTGGCGAAGCAGTTGCCTACTTTCTGGCGAGTGCACAAGTCGCACCTGGTCAATCCGCACTACGTTGCCGGTTCGGTGGGCTCGGTTCGTTTCAATGCGCTGCTTCGACTCACAACGGGCTTCAGTGTACCGGTGTCCCGTAGGCAGCGAGCCGCTATCTGTGCTAAGCTCAGCCCGCTTAGCTTCCTGTAA
- a CDS encoding sensor histidine kinase has product MAKVTDPYGDQINQLKEYLYARRESILNQWRTRCSIDEDLHTRTSFSREEFNDQLPVLLNILTQRLASEPPETAPVERAGQHGLHRRQRGYSLAELMNELAKFYAILEEEIGQFLDLYPQTLPTVVAQAHSQLLRLSQEMGMGSVMYYDQLRQTATAEQVQTLELSLDKLHQLTKQRGHHLRQASHDLRGSFGIASSAAQLLQLPTDEAQRTQFLDMLSRNLKDTEHMLNQLLDYSRLEAGQESLHSKSFDAAQLLHSLVKGAQSVAKSKNLLLKADGPDKLAVVGDELKVQRLVQNLLVNALKYTQQGWVSVSWAMENDTRWIISVQDTGPGFSAGPTALLADQLQSLAQPTSSHQPEGPATYPSDAIPATSEQKDQPSQPKADGEGIGLFIVKRLCELMKGSMDIETSDRGTLIRIRLLVNQRLSEQGR; this is encoded by the coding sequence ATGGCTAAAGTAACCGATCCGTATGGCGATCAAATCAATCAGCTCAAGGAGTACCTGTACGCCCGCCGGGAGTCCATTCTCAATCAGTGGCGAACCCGTTGTTCGATTGATGAGGACCTGCACACCCGAACCAGCTTTTCGCGCGAAGAGTTTAACGACCAATTGCCCGTCCTGCTGAATATCCTCACCCAACGTCTTGCCAGTGAGCCCCCCGAAACCGCCCCCGTCGAGAGAGCCGGTCAGCACGGACTCCACCGCCGGCAGCGCGGCTATTCGCTGGCGGAGCTGATGAATGAACTGGCCAAATTCTACGCAATTCTTGAGGAGGAGATTGGGCAGTTTCTTGACCTGTATCCCCAAACTTTACCTACAGTTGTGGCCCAGGCTCACAGTCAACTGCTGCGACTCTCCCAGGAGATGGGCATGGGCAGTGTGATGTACTACGACCAGCTTCGCCAGACCGCCACAGCCGAACAGGTACAAACCCTGGAGTTATCGCTCGACAAGCTGCACCAGCTCACCAAACAACGGGGCCATCATCTGCGGCAAGCCTCCCATGATTTGCGGGGTAGCTTTGGTATTGCCAGCAGTGCCGCTCAGCTCCTGCAACTGCCAACCGATGAAGCACAACGAACGCAGTTTCTGGATATGCTAAGCCGCAACCTGAAGGATACCGAGCACATGCTCAATCAACTGCTGGACTACTCGCGTCTGGAAGCGGGCCAGGAAAGCCTCCATAGCAAGTCGTTTGATGCGGCTCAACTGCTGCACTCCCTAGTTAAAGGCGCTCAGAGTGTGGCCAAAAGCAAGAATCTGCTCTTAAAAGCAGACGGACCGGATAAATTGGCCGTAGTAGGTGATGAGCTAAAGGTGCAGCGGTTGGTGCAGAATTTGCTGGTCAATGCCCTCAAATATACCCAGCAAGGTTGGGTAAGCGTTTCCTGGGCGATGGAAAACGATACGCGCTGGATCATCAGTGTGCAGGATACGGGGCCTGGTTTCAGCGCTGGCCCCACCGCTCTACTAGCCGATCAGTTGCAATCCTTAGCGCAGCCGACCAGTTCGCACCAGCCGGAAGGCCCCGCCACCTATCCCAGCGATGCCATACCGGCTACCAGCGAGCAGAAAGACCAGCCCAGTCAGCCCAAAGCCGATGGGGAGGGCATTGGGCTGTTTATTGTCAAGCGTTTATGTGAGTTGATGAAAGGCAGCATGGATATTGAAACAAGTGATCGGGGTACGTTGATCCGCATTCGGTTGCTGGTCAATCAACGCCTATCCGAGCAGGGACGCTAA